A single genomic interval of Deltaproteobacteria bacterium harbors:
- a CDS encoding HAD-IIIC family phosphatase, which yields MEPAPDVVVILWRMEELLSEALNLLIKDPAGAREAAQLEIGQLLGAVKVFLQNSNATVIVNTPPRPDVRPLGLLDARVEGGIAALHADVVAYWRRALGDMSRVHLVDVDGAQRDFGAQRAASPRMWLLAKIPWTEPFSQEVGKRIAQVVKSLKQPAKKVLVMDCDNTLWGGVVGEDGPLGVQVGEDAPGNAYVELQRYALKLRERGVLLALVSKNDEADVWEVFERNPGMILKREHISAARINWLAKSQNLRQIAQDLNLGSDSFVLIDDSAAECAEVAANAPEVVTLHLNGDAAYYVQLLDSSGAFDQLTLTSEDLQRADMYAQERQREILRIEVKTMEEYLAGLGLRVRVAPVSEEQLGRVTQLVNKTNQFNMTTKRYSEADVRKLWQDRTWHLYALSATDRFGEYGLTGVVFCVERAEAWEFDTLVLSCRVLGRGVETALLAVLQAQARQHGQYILRGRFIPTAKNGMAKNYYPDHGFIEVNGVYTLSANKPLRVPSHIALETESSGRVSIAKAPNKAVAV from the coding sequence GTGGAACCCGCCCCTGACGTCGTCGTCATTCTGTGGCGCATGGAGGAGCTCTTGTCTGAAGCGCTGAATTTGCTGATCAAAGACCCCGCCGGGGCGCGCGAAGCCGCCCAACTGGAGATCGGTCAGCTGCTCGGCGCTGTCAAAGTCTTCCTGCAAAACTCCAACGCCACGGTTATCGTCAATACCCCGCCGCGGCCCGATGTCCGTCCGTTAGGTTTGCTCGATGCTCGTGTCGAAGGCGGCATTGCGGCTCTGCACGCCGACGTGGTGGCTTATTGGCGCCGCGCTTTAGGCGATATGAGCCGCGTGCACCTGGTCGATGTCGACGGTGCGCAGCGCGATTTTGGCGCGCAACGCGCTGCCAGCCCGCGTATGTGGCTGCTGGCGAAAATTCCCTGGACCGAGCCATTTTCTCAGGAAGTCGGCAAACGGATTGCGCAGGTCGTTAAGTCGCTCAAGCAGCCGGCGAAGAAAGTGTTGGTGATGGACTGCGATAACACGCTGTGGGGTGGCGTGGTGGGGGAGGATGGGCCTTTGGGTGTGCAGGTGGGTGAGGATGCCCCGGGCAATGCCTACGTCGAATTACAGCGCTACGCGCTCAAGCTGCGTGAACGGGGCGTGCTGCTGGCGCTGGTGAGCAAGAACGATGAAGCCGACGTGTGGGAAGTGTTCGAGCGCAATCCTGGAATGATCCTGAAGCGCGAACACATTTCGGCTGCGCGCATCAACTGGCTAGCCAAGTCGCAGAATCTGCGCCAGATCGCGCAGGACTTAAATCTTGGCTCCGATAGTTTTGTGCTCATCGATGACAGCGCCGCCGAGTGTGCCGAGGTTGCCGCCAATGCTCCTGAAGTGGTGACGCTGCACTTGAATGGCGACGCTGCCTACTACGTGCAACTTCTTGACTCATCCGGCGCCTTCGATCAGTTGACCCTTACAAGCGAAGATTTGCAGCGCGCCGACATGTATGCGCAGGAGCGGCAACGTGAAATCTTGCGCATTGAAGTGAAGACGATGGAGGAATATTTGGCTGGGCTCGGACTGCGGGTCCGGGTGGCACCGGTGAGTGAAGAACAACTTGGTCGGGTCACCCAGTTAGTGAACAAGACCAACCAATTCAACATGACGACTAAACGCTACAGTGAAGCCGATGTGCGCAAGCTTTGGCAAGATCGGACTTGGCATCTCTACGCGTTGTCGGCAACCGACCGCTTCGGCGAATACGGGCTCACCGGTGTGGTCTTCTGCGTTGAGCGAGCCGAGGCCTGGGAGTTCGATACTTTAGTGTTGAGCTGCCGGGTGCTCGGCAGGGGAGTGGAAACGGCGCTGTTGGCGGTTTTACAGGCGCAGGCGCGCCAGCATGGCCAATACATTCTGCGCGGCCGCTTTATTCCTACCGCCAAGAATGGCATGGCGAAAAACTATTATCCGGACCATGGCTTTATCGAAGTCAATGGCGTATATACCCTGAGCGCCAATAAGCCTTTGCGTGTGCCAAGCCATATTGCCTTGGAAACAGAAAGTAGTGGAAGGGTAAGTATCGCAAAGGCTCCGAATAAGGCTGTGGCTGTGTAA
- a CDS encoding MBOAT family protein: MLFNSTVFLFLFLPVTYLVFWALPNKNQRYLWLTVTSYVFYGYWNWWYCYLMAFATVVSYLTGLGFLRWQNSPRARRLLLIVPIAIELGLLGYFKYTDFSIQMLNGLLSWQGLATLPLPQILLPIGISFYIFHTITYIVDCYLEVIKPTRNFLEFSCYVSLFSQLVAGPIVRFRELEKDLERIDLTSRRDFLDRGWSFFTIGLIQKVVIADSIAAVIDPAFQNVWSLSTASAWLCMLGYTYQIYFDFAGYSNMAVGLGLLFGLHIPQNFNSPYRAVNPADFWRRWHMTLSRCFRDYVYLPMIGRRPAERRIYLVTLVTMTLCGLWHGANYTFVLWGAYHGLLLVIYTRYAAFWDGWAPWLQRAVTFFLVLFGLVLFRAPDYATAKAIFARLLLPYDGAPLIGAGVLVVFLILAGAIAHFGPNTFEMPHQWRPLATASLCLLFVLSLFLIYGAKSSPFLYFQF, encoded by the coding sequence ATGTTGTTCAACAGCACGGTTTTTCTGTTCCTGTTCCTACCGGTCACCTACCTCGTCTTCTGGGCCCTGCCGAACAAGAACCAGCGCTACCTCTGGTTGACCGTCACCAGCTATGTTTTCTACGGCTACTGGAACTGGTGGTACTGCTATCTGATGGCGTTCGCTACGGTGGTGAGCTACCTGACCGGTCTAGGTTTTCTCCGCTGGCAAAACAGTCCGCGCGCACGCCGGTTATTACTGATAGTGCCGATCGCGATTGAACTAGGACTGCTGGGCTATTTCAAATACACGGATTTCAGCATCCAGATGCTCAACGGCCTGTTGAGTTGGCAGGGGCTGGCGACGCTCCCCTTGCCACAGATTCTGCTGCCCATTGGCATTTCGTTTTACATTTTTCACACGATTACCTACATCGTCGATTGCTACCTTGAAGTGATCAAGCCGACGCGGAATTTTTTGGAATTTTCCTGCTACGTCTCGCTGTTTTCTCAGCTTGTGGCGGGGCCGATCGTGCGCTTTCGCGAACTGGAAAAAGACCTTGAGCGCATCGATCTGACGAGCCGGCGCGACTTTCTCGATCGCGGCTGGTCGTTCTTCACGATTGGGTTGATTCAGAAAGTGGTCATTGCCGATTCCATTGCCGCGGTCATCGATCCGGCCTTTCAGAACGTCTGGTCGCTGTCCACCGCGTCGGCGTGGTTGTGTATGCTCGGCTACACCTACCAGATCTATTTCGACTTTGCCGGCTACAGCAATATGGCAGTGGGTTTGGGCCTATTGTTCGGCCTGCATATTCCGCAGAATTTCAACTCACCTTATCGCGCGGTCAATCCCGCGGACTTTTGGCGGCGCTGGCACATGACGCTGTCGCGCTGTTTTCGCGACTATGTGTACTTGCCGATGATTGGACGGCGGCCAGCCGAGCGCCGTATCTATCTTGTAACGCTGGTGACGATGACCCTCTGCGGTTTGTGGCACGGGGCGAATTACACCTTCGTGCTCTGGGGCGCCTATCACGGTTTACTGCTGGTGATCTATACCCGATACGCCGCGTTCTGGGATGGCTGGGCGCCATGGCTGCAGCGCGCCGTCACGTTCTTCCTTGTGCTCTTCGGCCTAGTGCTGTTTCGCGCGCCGGACTACGCGACGGCAAAGGCGATCTTCGCCCGGCTTTTGCTGCCGTATGACGGCGCGCCTTTGATCGGTGCGGGAGTTTTGGTGGTCTTTTTAATCTTGGCCGGAGCGATCGCTCATTTCGGCCCCAATACATTTGAGATGCCGCATCAATGGCGGCCATTGGCGACAGCGAGTCTGTGCTTGTTGTTTGTGCTATCGCTGTTCCTGATTTATGGGGCAAAAAGCTCGCCTTTTCTCTACTTCCAATTTTGA
- a CDS encoding acyl carrier protein → MGQKARLFSTSNFDIGEKAMDKLLQTFATVLKVGAASLNDDSSPENTPSWDSMNAVRLVTAIEETFGIELTTTEILRMRTIGMARDVLRRKGIQV, encoded by the coding sequence ATGGGGCAAAAAGCTCGCCTTTTCTCTACTTCCAATTTTGATATAGGTGAAAAGGCCATGGATAAGCTGCTGCAAACCTTCGCCACCGTGTTGAAAGTCGGAGCTGCGTCGCTCAACGATGACAGCTCTCCCGAGAACACGCCGAGCTGGGACAGCATGAATGCCGTGCGCCTGGTGACCGCCATCGAGGAAACCTTCGGCATTGAGCTGACGACCACCGAGATATTGCGCATGCGTACGATTGGCATGGCGCGCGATGTGCTGCGCCGAAAAGGCATACAAGTTTAG
- a CDS encoding Rieske 2Fe-2S domain-containing protein, which yields MISKEENQRLTQIKAGTPVGDLLRRYWYPIAAVSELARHPTKFVKLLGEELVLFKEPNGKLGLIDAYCAHRRANLVYGMPEEGGVRCSYHGWKFNGAGQCVEQPLEETLNKCFKEKIQLTHYIAEELGGLIFGYIGPQPAPLVPHWDLLVEENSWREVGYTLTRCNWLQAAENILDPVHVEWLHGVFRNYSAERTGRTDRIRKRVKHLKVGFDLGEFGIIKRRILEGEDEESDDWKKGHWLIFPCTQKGPDMLRFRVPVDETHTAQWYYSIHPLEKGETQTADEMPLYHMPSPELDWHGQPQFQYLDNDVDPQDNAIFISQGPVYDRTKEMLGESDHGLVLYRHLIDNQIKLIAAGKDPINTFRDPAKNQRIELETESRDKFLTGRLGARARYSQRFKPLADPAKPLP from the coding sequence ATGATCAGCAAGGAAGAAAACCAACGACTGACGCAGATCAAAGCCGGCACGCCGGTGGGCGACCTGCTGCGCCGCTATTGGTACCCGATTGCGGCGGTTTCCGAGTTGGCGCGCCATCCGACCAAGTTCGTTAAATTGCTCGGTGAAGAGTTGGTGTTGTTCAAGGAGCCCAACGGTAAACTCGGCTTGATCGATGCGTATTGCGCGCACCGGCGCGCAAACCTGGTTTACGGCATGCCCGAAGAAGGCGGCGTACGCTGTTCCTATCATGGTTGGAAATTCAATGGCGCGGGGCAGTGCGTCGAGCAGCCGTTAGAAGAAACGCTGAACAAATGTTTCAAAGAAAAAATTCAGCTTACCCATTACATCGCCGAAGAATTGGGCGGCTTGATCTTTGGTTATATTGGGCCGCAGCCGGCGCCGCTGGTGCCGCATTGGGACTTGCTCGTCGAAGAAAATTCCTGGCGCGAGGTGGGTTACACCTTGACCCGCTGCAACTGGCTGCAGGCGGCGGAAAACATTCTCGATCCGGTGCACGTCGAATGGCTGCACGGCGTGTTTCGCAACTATTCCGCCGAGCGCACCGGCCGCACGGATCGGATTCGCAAACGGGTTAAACATCTCAAAGTCGGTTTCGACCTGGGCGAGTTCGGCATTATCAAGCGACGCATCTTAGAAGGCGAAGATGAAGAGTCCGATGATTGGAAAAAGGGCCACTGGCTGATTTTCCCGTGCACGCAAAAGGGCCCGGACATGCTGCGCTTCCGCGTGCCGGTGGACGAAACCCACACGGCGCAGTGGTATTACTCGATTCATCCTCTAGAGAAAGGCGAGACGCAGACCGCCGACGAGATGCCGCTCTATCACATGCCATCGCCAGAGCTCGATTGGCACGGCCAGCCGCAGTTTCAATACCTCGACAACGATGTCGACCCGCAGGACAATGCGATCTTCATTTCGCAGGGCCCGGTGTACGACCGCACTAAGGAAATGCTTGGCGAGTCCGACCATGGCCTGGTGTTGTATAGGCATTTGATCGACAATCAAATTAAACTGATCGCTGCCGGCAAAGATCCGATCAACACGTTTCGCGATCCGGCGAAAAACCAGCGCATCGAGCTGGAGACCGAAAGCCGCGACAAATTTCTCACCGGCAGGCTGGGCGCGCGCGCACGCTACTCGCAGCGGTTTAAGCCGCTGGCGGATCCGGCAAAACCGCTACCTTGA